A single genomic interval of Aegicerativicinus sediminis harbors:
- a CDS encoding head GIN domain-containing protein has protein sequence MTTISKIIATTIMSLIMVSCNFDMNLIAGEKGNGNVVSIERKFDQKFTAIYAGEGLDVYLKQDGGNSALVEADENLQEMIETEIKDGTLHIGVDGQISWAKSRKVYVSFGNIEKIKSTSGSDVYSDGVIKATDLELIATSGSDMEVEILADNLNCKTTSGSDMKLSGRVDKLEAEATSGSDLKAGELQARVTKARASSGADLTLNTTEELVAKASSGGDIRYSGNPEKIDTKDSSSGSIRRY, from the coding sequence ATGACAACTATTAGCAAAATTATCGCAACAACTATCATGAGTTTAATCATGGTTAGCTGTAATTTCGATATGAATTTAATTGCCGGAGAAAAAGGAAATGGCAATGTTGTAAGTATAGAGAGAAAATTTGACCAAAAATTTACCGCCATTTATGCCGGCGAAGGTTTAGATGTATATTTAAAGCAAGATGGAGGAAACAGTGCATTAGTGGAAGCTGATGAAAACTTGCAAGAAATGATTGAAACAGAAATCAAGGATGGCACCTTACACATTGGTGTTGATGGACAAATTTCTTGGGCCAAATCTAGAAAAGTATATGTTTCTTTTGGAAACATTGAAAAGATAAAATCTACTAGCGGAAGCGATGTTTATTCAGACGGAGTTATAAAAGCAACGGATCTTGAACTTATTGCCACAAGTGGAAGTGATATGGAAGTTGAAATTTTGGCTGATAACTTAAACTGTAAAACCACAAGTGGAAGCGATATGAAATTATCCGGCAGAGTTGATAAATTAGAAGCTGAAGCAACCAGTGGCAGTGATTTAAAAGCTGGAGAATTACAAGCTAGGGTAACCAAGGCCAGAGCAAGCAGTGGAGCAGATTTAACTTTGAACACAACTGAGGAATTAGTTGCAAAAGCATCAAGTGGCGGAGATATTCGGTACTCAGGTAACCCAGAAAAAATAGATACTAAAGATTCCTCTTCAGGAAGCATTAGGCGTTATTAA
- a CDS encoding GIN domain-containing protein translates to MKKNPCLLLVILFISGSNYLLAQGNEKVKGNRDVTIEQVPVAEFNKIVLGEDFTADIVYNKSTSVQVEADGNLHEYLKIEVVDSVLKFSTTAPIGSKKKMHFTINYGDSFHEIEVLDDAEIRSLTSLEIKNAMVKTDGSSKAYLNIKTDNFKFVALDRAKIRLNLTAQNSEIEMSDNSRLDGLITSTTSNIDLYQRAHAYIEGDALESRIRVDNNSKFDGRNFTNKTCNLVAEIGSEAHVDVSETINVQVSGSSEIYLYNEPKITLERFSDTARLQKKIK, encoded by the coding sequence ATGAAGAAAAACCCATGTCTTCTGTTGGTAATTTTATTTATTAGTGGCAGTAACTATTTACTTGCCCAAGGTAATGAAAAGGTAAAAGGAAACAGAGATGTAACGATTGAGCAAGTCCCAGTTGCAGAATTTAACAAAATCGTATTGGGGGAAGATTTTACTGCAGATATTGTATATAACAAAAGTACCTCTGTTCAAGTAGAAGCGGATGGTAATTTACACGAATACCTGAAAATTGAGGTGGTTGATAGCGTATTGAAATTTTCAACCACTGCACCTATTGGTTCAAAAAAGAAAATGCATTTTACAATTAATTATGGGGATTCCTTTCATGAAATTGAGGTGCTAGATGATGCTGAAATTAGGTCTTTGACTTCCCTTGAAATAAAAAATGCAATGGTAAAAACGGACGGAAGCTCTAAAGCCTATTTGAATATTAAAACAGATAATTTCAAGTTTGTTGCGTTAGATCGGGCTAAGATTCGATTGAATCTGACTGCCCAAAACAGTGAGATTGAAATGAGTGACAATAGCCGCCTTGATGGTTTGATTACATCTACAACATCCAACATAGATTTATACCAAAGGGCTCATGCTTATATAGAAGGTGATGCTTTAGAAAGCAGAATAAGGGTTGATAATAATTCCAAATTTGACGGAAGAAACTTCACAAATAAAACCTGTAATCTTGTGGCAGAAATTGGCAGTGAAGCCCATGTTGATGTTTCTGAAACGATTAACGTTCAAGTATCTGGAAGTAGTGAAATCTACCTATATAATGAACCCAAAATTACCCTAGAACGTTTTAGCGACACGGCACGACTTCAGAAAAAAATTAAGTAA
- the trxB gene encoding thioredoxin-disulfide reductase, translating to MSDNLEHVKCLIIGSGPAGYTAAIYAARANMSPVLYQGTQPGGQLTTTNEVENFPGYPEGITGPEMMVELRKQAERFETDVRDGWITKIDFSGDVHRVWVNEEKEILCDTVIISTGASAKYLNLPSEQKYLQLGGGVSACAVCDGFFYRNQEVVIVGAGDSACEEAHYLSKLCKKVTMLVRRDEFRASKIMEARVKNTANIEILFNTETEEVLGDGSVVTGVKVKNNVTGETQVIPATGFFVAIGHKPNTDIFKDFLELDSVGYIKNVPGTSKTNIPGVFVSGDAADKVYRQAVTAAGTGCMAALDAERYLAAKEAFIEA from the coding sequence ATGTCTGATAACTTAGAGCACGTAAAATGCTTAATTATAGGGTCTGGACCAGCTGGTTATACCGCGGCTATTTATGCGGCACGAGCTAATATGAGTCCAGTATTGTACCAAGGAACACAACCAGGAGGTCAATTAACTACTACAAATGAGGTCGAAAACTTTCCTGGCTATCCAGAAGGAATTACAGGTCCTGAAATGATGGTAGAATTGCGAAAGCAAGCTGAACGTTTCGAAACTGATGTTCGTGATGGTTGGATTACCAAGATTGATTTTAGTGGAGATGTACATAGGGTTTGGGTCAATGAAGAAAAAGAAATTCTTTGTGATACTGTAATTATTTCCACTGGAGCTTCGGCAAAATATTTAAATCTACCTTCTGAACAGAAGTATCTTCAATTGGGTGGAGGTGTATCTGCCTGTGCGGTTTGTGATGGATTTTTCTACAGAAACCAGGAAGTTGTTATTGTGGGTGCTGGGGATTCTGCTTGTGAGGAAGCACATTACCTTTCTAAACTTTGTAAAAAAGTGACCATGTTAGTTAGAAGAGATGAGTTTAGAGCGTCTAAAATCATGGAGGCAAGAGTTAAAAATACAGCTAATATTGAAATCTTATTTAATACTGAGACTGAAGAAGTTTTGGGAGATGGCAGTGTTGTTACTGGTGTAAAAGTTAAAAACAATGTTACTGGTGAAACGCAAGTGATTCCCGCCACTGGATTTTTTGTTGCTATAGGACATAAACCAAATACAGATATTTTTAAAGATTTCTTAGAATTGGATAGTGTTGGATATATAAAAAATGTTCCTGGCACTTCAAAAACTAATATCCCAGGTGTTTTTGTTTCAGGAGATGCTGCGGATAAAGTATATAGACAAGCTGTTACCGCTGCAGGTACGGGTTGTATGGCTGCTTTAGATGCCGAACGATATTTGGCAGCAAAAGAAGCCTTCATTGAGGCATAA